The Camelus dromedarius isolate mCamDro1 chromosome 8, mCamDro1.pat, whole genome shotgun sequence genome includes a window with the following:
- the SLC18A3 gene encoding vesicular acetylcholine transporter, producing the protein MEPAAPTRQAPAAASKLSEAVGAALQDPRRQRRLVLVIVCVALFLDNMLYMVIVPIVPYYMRAASEMPTPTSKISVPNLPTPIPANASTSTVNSSESSTGGMPTGSAEQHHYPADSEDVKIGVLFASKAILQLLVNPLSGTFIDRMSYDLPLLMGLGVLFASTVMFAFAEGYAMLFAARSLQGLGSAFADTSSIAMIADKYPEEPERSRALGWALAFISFGSLVAPPFGGFLHEFAGKTAPFLVLAIVSLLDALLLLAVAKPFSAAARARANLPVGTPIHRLMLDPYIAVVAGALTTCNIPLAFLEPTIATWMKHTMAASEWETGLAWLPAFVPHVLGVYLTVRLAARYPHLQWLYGAFGLAVIGASSCLVPACRSFAPLVVSLCGLCFGIALVDTALLPTLAFLVDVRHVSVYGSVYAIADISYCVAYALGPIVAGHIVHSFGFVQLSLGMGLVNLLYAPVLLLLRNVGLLKRSRSERDVLLDEPPQGLYDAVRLRERPVSDWDREPRSPPGPFDECEDGYDYYTRS; encoded by the coding sequence ATGGAACCAGCTGCGCCTACCCGCCAGGCCCCGGCCGCAGCCAGCAAGCTGTCGGAGGCGGTGGGCGCGGCGCTGCAAGATCCCCGGCGGCAGCGGCGCCTGGTGCTGGTCATCGTGTGCGTGGCGCTATTCCTGGACAACATGCTGTACATGGTCATCGTGCCCATCGTGCCCTACTACATGCGAGCTGCCAGCGAGATGCCCACCCCGACCTCCAAAATATCTGTGCCCAACCTGCCGACGCCTATTCCGGCCAATGCCAGTACCAGCACGGTCAATTCCTCAGAGTCCTCGACGGGCGGGATGCCGACCGGGTCTGCGGAGCAGCACCACTACCCCGCGGACAGCGAGGACGTGAAGATCGGGGTACTGTTTGCCTCCAAGGCTATCCTGCAGCTGCTGGTGAACCCCCTGAGCGGGACCTTCATCGACCGCATGAGCTATGACTTGCCGCTGCTTATGGGCCTGGGCGTACTGTTCGCCTCTACAGTGATGTTTGCCTTCGCAGAGGGCTACGCGATGCTCTTCGCCGCGCGCAGCCTGCAGGGTCTCGGCTCTGCCTTCGCGGATACGTCCAGCATTGCCATGATCGCTGACAAGTATCCTGAGGAGCCTGAGCGCAGTCGCGCGCTAGGCTGGGCGCTGGCCTTCATCAGCTTCGGAAGTCTAGTGGCGCCGCCCTTCGGGGGGTTCCTTCACGAGTTCGCGGGCAAGACCGCGCCCTTCCTGGTGCTCGCCATCGTTTCCCTGCTCGACGCCCTGTTGCTGCTGGCGGTAGCCAAGCCCTTCTCGGCTGCGGCGCGGGCGCGGGCCAACCTGCCGGTGGGCACGCCCATCCACCGTCTCATGCTGGACCCTTACATCGCCGTGGTGGCAGGGGCGCTTACCACCTGCAACATTCCCCTCGCCTTCCTCGAGCCCACCATCGCCACGTGGATGAAGCACACGATGGCTGCATCCGAGTGGGAGACCGGCCTGGCCTGGTTGCCGGCCTTCGTGCCGCACGTGCTAGGCGTCTACCTCACAGTGCGACTGGCGGCGCGCTACCCTCACCTGCAGTGGTTGTATGGCGCGTTCGGTCTGGCAGTAATCGGTGCCAGCTCGTGCTTGGTGCCTGCCTGCCGCTCCTTCGCACCACTAGTGGTCTCCCTCTGCGGCCTCTGCTTCGGTATTGCGCTGGTGGACACGGCGCTGCTGCCCACGCTCGCCTTTCTTGTGGACGTGCGCCACGTCTCGGTCTATGGTAGTGTCTACGCCATCGCCGACATATCCTACTGCGTGGCCTATGCTCTCGGGCCCATAGTGGCGGGCCACATTGTGCACTCGTTTGGCTTTGTGCAGCTTAGCCTTGGCATGGGCCTGGTCAATCTGCTCTACGCACCCGTCCTACTGCTGCTGCGCAACGTGGGCCTCTTGAAGCGCTCCCGCTCAGAGCGCGATGTGCTGCTGGATGAGCCGCCGCAGGGTCTGTACGATGCTGTGCGCCTGCGTGAGCGCCCTGTGTCCGACTGGGACCGCGAGCCTCGCAGCCCACCTGGCCCCTTTGACGAGTGCGAGGACGGCTACGACTACTACACTCGCAGCTAG